A window of the Arachis duranensis cultivar V14167 chromosome 5, aradu.V14167.gnm2.J7QH, whole genome shotgun sequence genome harbors these coding sequences:
- the LOC107488904 gene encoding uncharacterized protein LOC107488904 encodes MATLSGVERRSTEQMFVYISNQPFLPYGEYDGLPQKKRKTIEPPSSLAPSAPPAPSTLTPQLQTPYELGQEILQAIHRFEHRNACRFQWIVAKFEGRDPGPPPPDTPEPETETEPTAEEPPVEPATETGQAVEPTE; translated from the coding sequence ATGGCTACTTTATCTGGGGTGGAGAGACGTTCGACAGAACAAATGTTTGTCTACATTAGCAACCAGCCATTTCTGCCATACGGAGAGTATGATGGTCTGCcacagaagaagaggaagactaTAGAGCCACCATCATCATTAGCACCTTCAGCGCCTCCAGCACCTTCCACACTTACACCTCAACTTCAGACACCTTATGAGCTGGGTCAGGAGATTCTTCAGGCCATCCACCGCTTCGAGCACCGCAATGCCTGCCGCTTTCAATGGATTGTGGCGAAGTTTGAGGGTAGAGACCCTGGGCCACCTCCTCCAGATACACCAGAGCCTGAGACTGAGACTGAGCCAACAGCTGAGGAGCCACCAGTCGAGCCAGCAACTGAAACTGGGCAGGCAGTCGAGCCCACTGAGTAG